TAAGAAGGCAAGGCCATCACCTTCAAGTTTTTGCATGATAAAGCCTTCACCACCAAATAGGCCGGTACTTAATTTCTTTCTAAACTCGATCCCAACTGAAGTGCCTTTTGCTGCGGCTAGGAAAGAATCCTTTTGACAAATAATTTTATTTCCATACTCATGTAGGTCTAATGGTATGATCGTTCCAGGGTATGGAGCGGAGAAACTAACTGTTTTTAATGAGCTTGATCGGTTTGTAAAACTAGTCATAAACAAGCTCTCACCTGTAACAAGGCGCTTACCAGCTCCAACTAATTTTCCAAATAAACCACCTGATTGCTGTGAACCGTCACCAAAAATTGTTTCAAGTTCGATACCATCATCCATCATCATCATTGCTCCAGCTTCAGCAACGACTGTTTCCTTTGGATCAAGCTCTACTTGTACAAACTGCATATCATGGCCATGAATTTTATATGTAACTTCATGAGAATTTTTCATTTTTATGCCTCCTTTTAGTTTAACTATACAAATATTCTAATACTAAAATCTAGTTATTAAATTATAAAAAATTTGATAAATTATTACATAATCCTCATTTATTTTACTATTTATTGAGAAAATATGCCATTTTTACAGTTTGGCTACGTAGGTCTAAATGTATAAAAGATAAATTATAAGAATTATATAAAAAATTCTCTCAATTAAGCTTAAGTGTCATTGACGCACTTTTTTAGATATGATATATTTAATTTACTATTAACTGCATATTTATTTGAAGGTAAGAAATTAACGATACATTTGCACTACAAATTTTTAGTAACGCTCATTTTTCTTTGTCTTGAAAAGAAGTTTTGACCACTTTCAATGTTGTAGCAATCCTTTAGCTGATTGGACAATGACGTTCTTTTTCTTTATCCCTCTTTTATGCACGCATTAATAGTGTATATATGTATTTTAGGAGGTATTATCGATGGAATTCGGTAAAGTTAAATGGTTTAACAGCGAAAAAGGTTTTGGATTCATCCAAACTGAAGGTGGAAACGACGTATTCGTACACTTCTCTGCAATTCAAGGCGAAGGTTTCAAAACTTTAGAAGAAGGTCAAGAAGTTGAATTCGAAATCATCGAAGGAAACCGTGGACCACAAGCAGCTAACGTAAACAAAAAATAATTTTTGTTATGTTCAAGGCATCCTTTTTTAGGATGCCTTTTTTATATTAATCTAAAAATCTATCTATTTAGTACGTAGATATTGTAGTTTAAAAAGGTTGCAAATAATGACCAAATAGAATATGGAATGAGTAATACAAATGAAGTTTTAGAATGTTTATATGCGATGGTTGTTAAAAGAATTGCTGTAACAAAGACGAGTCCACAGTCAATTGTAGCCATAAGTAAATCTTTTTGTTTGAATTGAAAATAGCTAAACAGCTGGTTAAATAGATAATTAATAATAAATAGAATATAAAACCATTTTGTTTTTTTAAATGATTCTCCTAAAGAAACGATTATACATACGCTTAAAGAAATGAAAGAATACAAGAATGCCCAAATGATGCCGATTGTTTTTCCTGAAGGAGTATAGCTAGGTTTAATTAGATGACTATACCAATCGTAGTCAATCGGAAATAACATAGAAGAAATAAAAAATAAACAGTATAAGGAGAAAAATAAAACAATTAATTTAATATTCATAAAACCTCCTCAAGTAAGTTGTCTTGATAAGTATATGTATTTAATTTAAAAATATAAAAAAAACGACTACATTGTAGTAATCGTTTTTTAATGAAATTTTAACTTATTTAGTACTTTTCAATGTCTTTCACATCAATTTCAGATAATTCTCCGTTTAATGCTTGTTCTTCATAGTCATCCAGATCTTGTTCATATTGTTCATGTTTTTTCGTAGGATAGACAGTTTGATTTTTTCCGTAAATATCAGTACCGATAAAGTTCTCAAATTCCTCAACATAACCTACATTTTCATAGCTCTCAGTAAATGTGCTTCCATACTCCTCAATATTATTGAATTCAAAATCTTGCGGTGTTTGAGAATTTCCATATCTTTCAACATCTTGTAAAGCGTCTTCAGCGTCATACATCATTGAGCGATCTTTAGGATCTCTACTAAATGGAGGGTTTAGTACTTCTTCTTCAACAGGACGATCGTATCTAATACTAGAACTTGAAATATGCTGATCGTGAGTATGTTCGATCATCGCTTTTGCTGTAGGAAGAGCTTGTAAGCGTTCAAAAGGTATTTCTTCACCACTTACTTCACATATGCCATATGTTCCATTTTCAATTTTTTGTAACGCTATATTAACGTCATCTAATTCGTTTCTTAAATGCTCATGAAGAGATATGTCTTTTTCACGCTCATATAATTCAGTACCTAAATCACCTGGGTGATTGTCTGCAAGTGAAAGCTCATCAACAGAATCTCTAAGTGAGAAAGGTGTAAATGCTGGATCGTTTAGTCTTTCTTCTATATGTTTTTTTTGTTTCAGTAGTTCGTTTTTAAATGTTTGGATTTGTGATTGTGAAAGCATCATGCTCCCCCTTTTCAATAAAAGAATATGCCTATCCATATTTTGTTCAAAAAGGAGGAAAACATGAATTAAGTTTTTTGAGGAATTGTTCTGCCTTAATTAGGAAAAAATATTTCCAATTATTAAGCCTATAACAAGAAGGAATCCCATTATAGTATTTGTTTTTGCTGTTGCTGCCATGGCTGGCATCATTTCCATTGGTTGGGTCTTACCTATAAATCCTTTTGTTGCTTTTATTGCAACTGGAATACTTATTAATGAAATAAGTGCAAAAGGTGTAATTAAATTCATGATAACAAATAAAATAACTAAAGCATATGCAACTGCAAACAATGAACCAATAAAGATAATTGCATTCTTTTTACCTAATAAGATAACAAGTGTTTTACGTCCATTTTCTTTGTCATTATCTAGGTCACGAATATTATTTGCTGTTAAAATTGCTCCAATTGTAATTGAAGTAGGGATAGATAGTAAGATCACTTTTGATGGTAAATTTCCAGCTTGGATATAGTAGGTAATACCGATAATGACAACTCCCATAAAAAAGCCCGCAATTAACTCACCAAATGGAGTGTATGCGATAGGGAGTGGGCCTCCAGTATAAAAATAAGCTGTTGCCATACTAATAAGTCCTATAACTGCTATCCACCAACTACTTTGATTACAAATATAAATGCCCAGTAGAAGGGCGATACCAAACAAAGTAAATGCAAGATTTATGACAGTTGAAGGTTTAATACCATCTCGTACGATTGCTCCGCCGATACCGACAGAACCTTCATGATCTAGCCCTCTTTTATAATCATAATATTCATTTATCATATTTGCAGCGACTTGGATCAATAAACTTGCGATAAGCATTGAGAGAAATAAAAGTAAATGAAATGAGTGATCGATGTGCGCTAACATTGTTCCAATCGCAACAGGAATGAACGCTGCGGTTAATGTATGTGGTCTTAATAAATTCCACCATGTTCTAAAACCTGTTGAGGAAGTTGGAGATTGAACAGTTGGTTGCATTTTAACATCCTCCTTTTTAATATTATTTGAAAATGTAGGTCATTTTACTTTAAAAAAGTATGGACGAACTTCATAAAATTGACAGTCTACATTCATCGTTGTATCTTTAGTTATATCATGTATTTAACGTATATTTAAGCTAGGGGGAACTATTATGCTTAGAACAGG
This genomic interval from Gottfriedia acidiceleris contains the following:
- a CDS encoding TraR/DksA C4-type zinc finger protein; the encoded protein is MLSQSQIQTFKNELLKQKKHIEERLNDPAFTPFSLRDSVDELSLADNHPGDLGTELYEREKDISLHEHLRNELDDVNIALQKIENGTYGICEVSGEEIPFERLQALPTAKAMIEHTHDQHISSSSIRYDRPVEEEVLNPPFSRDPKDRSMMYDAEDALQDVERYGNSQTPQDFEFNNIEEYGSTFTESYENVGYVEEFENFIGTDIYGKNQTVYPTKKHEQYEQDLDDYEEQALNGELSEIDVKDIEKY
- a CDS encoding 1,4-dihydroxy-2-naphthoate polyprenyltransferase — protein: MQPTVQSPTSSTGFRTWWNLLRPHTLTAAFIPVAIGTMLAHIDHSFHLLLFLSMLIASLLIQVAANMINEYYDYKRGLDHEGSVGIGGAIVRDGIKPSTVINLAFTLFGIALLLGIYICNQSSWWIAVIGLISMATAYFYTGGPLPIAYTPFGELIAGFFMGVVIIGITYYIQAGNLPSKVILLSIPTSITIGAILTANNIRDLDNDKENGRKTLVILLGKKNAIIFIGSLFAVAYALVILFVIMNLITPFALISLISIPVAIKATKGFIGKTQPMEMMPAMAATAKTNTIMGFLLVIGLIIGNIFS
- a CDS encoding cold-shock protein, whose amino-acid sequence is MEFGKVKWFNSEKGFGFIQTEGGNDVFVHFSAIQGEGFKTLEEGQEVEFEIIEGNRGPQAANVNKK
- a CDS encoding TspO/MBR family protein, producing MNIKLIVLFFSLYCLFFISSMLFPIDYDWYSHLIKPSYTPSGKTIGIIWAFLYSFISLSVCIIVSLGESFKKTKWFYILFIINYLFNQLFSYFQFKQKDLLMATIDCGLVFVTAILLTTIAYKHSKTSFVLLIPYSIWSLFATFLNYNIYVLNR
- a CDS encoding TIGR00266 family protein; its protein translation is MKNSHEVTYKIHGHDMQFVQVELDPKETVVAEAGAMMMMDDGIELETIFGDGSQQSGGLFGKLVGAGKRLVTGESLFMTSFTNRSSSLKTVSFSAPYPGTIIPLDLHEYGNKIICQKDSFLAAAKGTSVGIEFRKKLSTGLFGGEGFIMQKLEGDGLAFLHAGGSIYQKTLQPGEKIKIDTGCIVGFTGDVNYEIEYVGNVKTALFGGEGLFFATLQGPGTIWVQSLTLARLASRIGQYLPNSSKEEGSILGGLGNLLDGND